The Apodemus sylvaticus chromosome 22, mApoSyl1.1, whole genome shotgun sequence genome includes a region encoding these proteins:
- the Nupr2 gene encoding nuclear protein 2 yields MDPPARPSVSRPRTRARPPPPPEALPTVAFEEELYECLDYYYLRDFPASGAGRSKGRTRREQQLRTNYPVPGGHERKVAQILLNGQRKRRQRQLQPRPRTRLA; encoded by the coding sequence ATGGACCCTCCAGCTCGTCCTTCTGTCTCCCGCCCGCGGACTCGAgcccgcccgccgccgccgccggaggCGCTGCCCACTGTCGCCTTCGAAGAGGAGCTGTACGAGTGCCTGGACTACTACTACCTGCGTGACTTCCCGGCCTCCGGGGCCGGACGCAGCAAGGGCCGGACGCGGCGCGAGCAGCAGCTACGCACCAACTACCCGGTGCCCGGCGGCCACGAGCGCAAGGTGGCGCAGATACTGCTCAACGGGCAGCGCAAGCGACGCCAGCGCCAGCTGCAACCGCGGCCGCGCACTCGCCTCGCCTGA